In one window of Methanoculleus chikugoensis DNA:
- a CDS encoding carboxymuconolactone decarboxylase family protein, which yields MDFEKVLTKVMERGSDVFAEDLLREIENEYGRVPLIFERMAERPEILISHLLYKGAVVETSQLEPKTIELISLAVGAALKCSHCVEYHMQSAMAKGATRAEILEVILIAGMLANSAVLADAYRVVNGSTPCPSCDINGTGLDKTCSDK from the coding sequence ATGGATTTCGAGAAGGTACTCACGAAGGTTATGGAGCGGGGGTCGGACGTCTTCGCGGAGGATCTCCTCCGGGAGATCGAGAACGAGTACGGCAGGGTCCCCCTGATCTTTGAACGGATGGCGGAACGTCCCGAGATCCTCATCTCACACCTCCTCTATAAGGGCGCCGTCGTCGAGACCAGCCAGCTCGAACCGAAGACGATCGAGCTTATCAGCCTCGCGGTGGGCGCCGCGCTCAAGTGCAGCCATTGCGTCGAGTACCACATGCAGTCCGCGATGGCGAAGGGCGCAACCCGGGCCGAGATCCTTGAGGTGATCCTGATCGCGGGGATGCTCGCGAACTCCGCCGTCCTCGCGGATGCCTACCGGGTGGTGAACGGCTCGACCCCCTGCCCCTCCTGCGACATCAACGGGACGGGCCTGGATAAGACCTGTTCAGACAAGTAG
- a CDS encoding methanogenesis marker 7 protein, whose product MTTLVPVTYKGGVYRHDEIMDLIDDLGGYIVQKHVMAQDVVLQSFVPRDDIEMIRRIAKPLAGEVVEAPLVGTEIAVVSPSLEIHHLPHVACDIAEYLRRSGAKTNMVGLARGFGKRIANLNDEERDVINEHDLAVYALGNFEECIRQKFPAIRREINVPIVVTGAPDRETLMRAIDPPVEGYVGGIGRIMHRFKRPEELGKLDELVDEVSRVLDARRDALAKDPLSVFPPRLMAIIEEKIHEVSMLTHPTPVTAQMEGLRVKLPYDSYADDVRSLEVAEGVTVDDIADVTPSRMRNYILIRIKPFSETRILV is encoded by the coding sequence ATGACGACACTGGTGCCGGTGACCTACAAGGGAGGTGTCTACCGGCACGACGAGATCATGGACCTGATCGACGACCTCGGGGGCTACATCGTCCAGAAGCACGTCATGGCCCAGGACGTCGTGCTCCAGTCGTTCGTGCCGCGTGACGACATCGAGATGATACGCCGGATAGCAAAACCGCTCGCCGGCGAGGTGGTCGAAGCGCCCCTCGTCGGGACGGAGATCGCCGTCGTGAGCCCGAGTCTGGAGATCCATCATCTTCCCCACGTCGCCTGCGATATCGCCGAGTACCTCAGGCGGTCGGGCGCGAAGACCAACATGGTCGGGCTTGCGAGGGGGTTCGGGAAGCGGATTGCAAATTTGAACGACGAGGAGCGGGACGTCATCAACGAGCACGATCTCGCGGTCTACGCGCTCGGCAACTTCGAGGAGTGCATCCGGCAGAAGTTCCCGGCGATCCGCCGGGAGATCAACGTGCCGATCGTGGTGACCGGCGCGCCCGACCGGGAGACCCTGATGCGGGCGATCGACCCGCCCGTCGAAGGATACGTGGGCGGGATCGGCAGGATCATGCACCGGTTCAAGCGCCCCGAGGAGCTCGGGAAACTCGACGAGCTGGTGGACGAGGTCTCACGCGTCCTGGATGCGCGGCGGGACGCTCTCGCAAAAGACCCGCTCTCCGTCTTCCCGCCCCGCCTGATGGCGATCATCGAAGAGAAGATCCACGAGGTCAGCATGCTTACGCACCCGACGCCGGTGACCGCCCAGATGGAGGGGCTCCGGGTGAAGCTCCCCTACGATTCGTATGCCGACGACGTGCGGTCGCTTGAGGTCGCCGAAGGGGTGACGGTCGACGATATCGCCGACGTCACGCCGTCGCGGATGCGCAATTACATATTGATTCGGATTAAACCTTTCTCGGAAACGAGAATACTGGTGTAG
- a CDS encoding methanogenesis marker 17 protein, with product MPPLNYFVVESPDEVGRVAYERVAADVLQDLDLIKVIDRLHIYVDPKVPIFVAAGLLRHMPRAIRVADFANVNRGEKEIVLDIGDETYLAPLLQKLWAIYGKENVDQPDRFTVVLPAGVAGDEDLDRLVVADPSETLYKDVIYALQYIAPEGFKVRRQYIREGKFYYVASEDTLPTDIVETAVVPLFEKMEVTL from the coding sequence ATGCCCCCGTTGAACTACTTCGTGGTCGAGTCGCCGGACGAGGTCGGGAGAGTGGCCTACGAGCGGGTTGCAGCCGACGTCCTCCAGGACCTCGATCTCATCAAGGTGATCGACCGGCTGCACATCTACGTCGACCCGAAGGTGCCGATCTTCGTCGCCGCCGGGCTCCTGCGGCATATGCCGCGTGCAATCCGCGTCGCCGACTTTGCCAACGTCAACCGCGGCGAGAAAGAGATCGTCCTCGATATCGGCGACGAGACCTATCTTGCGCCGCTCCTCCAGAAACTCTGGGCGATCTACGGCAAGGAGAACGTCGACCAGCCGGACCGGTTCACCGTCGTCCTCCCGGCAGGGGTGGCCGGGGATGAGGATCTCGATCGGCTGGTGGTGGCCGATCCGAGCGAGACCCTGTATAAGGATGTCATCTACGCGCTCCAGTATATCGCTCCCGAGGGGTTCAAGGTCCGCCGCCAGTACATCCGGGAAGGGAAGTTTTACTACGTGGCGAGCGAGGATACCCTGCCGACCGACATCGTGGAGACGGCGGTCGTGCCGCTCTTTGAGAAGATGGAGGTGACGCTATGA